In Ignavibacteriota bacterium, the DNA window GGCGCCGCCCGGCAAGGGGAAGTCCGTCAATCGCAGCGCGCGGGCCTGACGCACCGCGGCCAGCGACGAGGCGCGCGCCTCGAGCACCACGATGTCGGTGCCCGCTGGCGCCTGGGTTCCGTGACTGGAGGTCGACACTATTGGAAACAGATCACGCGCCGAAAACACGGCGCCCGCGTTTTGTGCGGACAGGTGCTGGTACGGGAGCAGAGCGAACAGCGCCGTGGCGACAAGTGCCGCGGCGAAGAGTCCTCGCCCGTCAATACGAATCGAGAAGCCAGGCATCAAACACACCTCAAGGATGAATGGGGGGAGCGGATCGTGAAAGCAGCCGCGGGCGCGGCATCACACAAATATACGGAAGAGGGCGCTGGTGCGCATGGCGCGTCAGCGGAGCAACAAAGCGCGCGCCGGGGCGCCGTCGGCACCCGCGATACGCAGCGGCGCGAGCACCAGCGTGTACTCGCCCGGCTCGGCCAGGCGGAGATCAAGATTTTCTGCAATCAATACCCCCGCACCAAGCAGCACGCCGTGCACGGGATACGCGGGGTCGGCGTACGACTCGACCGACAGATAGTCGATGCCTACGGCGTTGACACCCGCCTCGGCCAGCAGGCGCGCGGCATCGAGCGTCAAGGCACAGAAATCATCCACAAAAATGCGCTCGCCGAGAAGCACCGAATTGCGCGTGCGGAAAAGAACGGAGAGTCCGGGACGCGGGGCGGCCGCGCGCGCGTGATCGGCGGTGATTGCGCGGGCATCGCCGGTGTCGACCACGACGGCGTCCGACACCCATCGCGCGGGATCGATGGCATCGAGGGTGGCGCCGCGCTCGAGGAAATGGAATGGTGCGTCGATGTGTGTGCCGAGATGCGCGCTCATTGACACCGCCGAGAGATTGTAACTGTCGCCGCCGCGTATCGACGCGACGATCTCACGGCGGAAGGGCGGATCACCGGGATACACAAGCGTGCGGGCATCGAGCGGCACCGAGATATCGAGCACGGTGCGGGGAATCTGTGTCATATTCATCGCTCCTTCAGCCACTCGCGCACACGTTCCTCGATATTGGTCATATGCTCGGGCTTCATGCCGTCGTACACGGCGCGCACTACGCCGGCGGCATCCACGAGATACCCCTGCGGAATTCCATCGACACCGAACTCCTCCAGTATCGCGCCCTGCTTGAAACCGTGGCGCACAGGAATGTTCAACGCCAACGCCGCCTTCTTCGCCGCAAGCAATTCAAAATCCACATTGATGCCGATCACATCGAAATCCGGCGACGCGATTCTGTCGCGCAGCGATGCGGCCTCGCCGAGCGCCTTCATCGATTGGGAGGATGTGTTCGCCCAGAATACGATAAGCAGCATCCTGCCCTTCTCGTCGCGGAACGACTTCTTCACCGACGCGGTATCGAGGTACGCGATTTCGGGCACGTCGGTTCCGACCAGTGCGGCGCGTACACGTCGCCGCTCCTCCTGCATTCGCCGCATTTCCTCGTTCTGCCTGTTGCGATCGTAGATCAGCAGCACGTCGGGCCATTGGTTCGTGACGGGCACTTTCTCCTTGTACATCTGTGCCGTTTCAATGTCGCGAAGCGTGTAGAAGTAGGTCCGCGCCGCGAGATTGTTGAAGTCCGATGAATCGGCGTACTGCGCCTCGAGTTTGCCGAGCCGTTCGACAATTTTTTTCCTGACGCGTTCATCACCCTTTTCCCGCTCGAAGAGGAGCGAGAAAAAGAGCGGATAGGCCTTGAAGTTTTCCGGATACGCGATGATCTCGTCTTCCGCCTCGCGCAGGCGCCGGTCGAGCGATCCGCGCGTGAGGCCGAGGCACGAGGTCATGAAGAAACGCGCGTTGCGCACGGGCTTGCCGTCGTCACCGTACACGTATGCGCAGTAGGTCCGCTCGTTGTTGTCGTCGCGGATGTTCCCGTCGGTCACGAAGTACG includes these proteins:
- a CDS encoding cyclase family protein, which gives rise to MTQIPRTVLDISVPLDARTLVYPGDPPFRREIVASIRGGDSYNLSAVSMSAHLGTHIDAPFHFLERGATLDAIDPARWVSDAVVVDTGDARAITADHARAAAPRPGLSVLFRTRNSVLLGERIFVDDFCALTLDAARLLAEAGVNAVGIDYLSVESYADPAYPVHGVLLGAGVLIAENLDLRLAEPGEYTLVLAPLRIAGADGAPARALLLR
- a CDS encoding redoxin domain-containing protein, with the protein product MYSAFLRRIGAASRVTLFLAVVFSNPLHAQLTPVAGRPLDVQYRPATGHPFASAERLDLVYVFNYWGTRYGTRLALYENVLRPDTSQVRRVAMTRDGAAWTARIDIPAKAALLSYFVTDGNIRDDNNERTYCAYVYGDDGKPVRNARFFMTSCLGLTRGSLDRRLREAEDEIIAYPENFKAYPLFFSLLFEREKGDERVRKKIVERLGKLEAQYADSSDFNNLAARTYFYTLRDIETAQMYKEKVPVTNQWPDVLLIYDRNRQNEEMRRMQEERRRVRAALVGTDVPEIAYLDTASVKKSFRDEKGRMLLIVFWANTSSQSMKALGEAASLRDRIASPDFDVIGINVDFELLAAKKAALALNIPVRHGFKQGAILEEFGVDGIPQGYLVDAAGVVRAVYDGMKPEHMTNIEERVREWLKER